One Plasmodium cynomolgi strain B DNA, chromosome 12, whole genome shotgun sequence genomic region harbors:
- a CDS encoding hypothetical protein (putative), whose translation MDYEGDIIDEDSLTPRVFDRTKKSMGMKNFNMKNNEAENSPSKKQTNRKKSRNFNNEEGDNRSISKMKRVKKDIAKTGYDYTNMQKIEGMYKNESTDGGGDKTDSVDNTDTNGRFTNNTVEKSESSFMNNGWQTPKKSNVGMYYSGIDNPSTLKKYKTPCEMDMINPDESLIGENNPHMTYDDFRCLFKHKACIISEHEFNSKKNSNQIDNYENKYIDCFTSNYENNSWPNKKEVSPSLSRSNTKLLNTSKESPRTRKRKVENGANVNTKKLLNLLGQCGKNKRDKENGVNSGTSANSGRSGHSGYSGYSGKSGHSGQSGKSGHSGHSGQSANGTNSTNSTNSTSSNSPSKSAQKSSRGQHREGGENENMHTKWIDYEVNPVIIKGSNKTERDAASMDQMSKQKQNPLTPIYEPYSKDLDTLFDISQIETPAILLGIYRGLLVSVSRRNQKNAPAFYQLVKHEVLGFSNCQSFSIESLKQLAWIAPNLIQLNKVVITKEIFEANQQAYPDFVTGRKVEDIQIREHTDACENIYKYSPSDKLEMLKRIIINWVNVKHNELLRGINPDFYCPKYSELKKWHSKFNFKDILFPSVTLEENKILAQLAQTPQESNADDFIVIQDSPIKCATNDFRKNGTIVKDMLKEKTRTPLGRNRRKSNFQGGGSPFASSFNHNNNMENSPRKKETNNMKQIREEANKKNIIKEIKTKFEKEHETVLNEKKKFEDATWIAEIIHDTFIVEGTQTVIEINTFSKKIADKYKTNKGFQMDEAKIAQLIEMLPQYVSDINLKPSMMDKNKMTLSVKCKKNLGTFLEPLTNKINDLSRKYQELKKNKEKRLNELWKQHNVGFELTENIKKFFLKPSSVCFSDI comes from the exons ATGGATTACGAAGGAGACATCATTGATGAGGACAGCCTGACCCCTAGGGTCTTTGATcgaacgaaaaaaagcatGGGCATGAAGAACTTCAACATGAAGAACAACGAGGCGGAGAATAGCCCaagtaaaaaacaaactAACAGAAAAAAGTCCAGAAATTTTAACAACGAAGAAGGGGATAACAGATCGatcagcaaaatgaagcgaGTCAAAAAGGATATTGCAAAAACGGGATACGATTACACCAATATGCAGAAGATAGAAggaatgtacaaaaatgaaagcacAGATGGGGGAGGGGACAAAACGGATAGTGTGGACAACACAGACACTAATGGTCGCTTCACAAATAATACAGTGGAAAAAAGCGAATCCTCCTTTATGAATAACGGATGGCAAACACCAAAAAAGAGCAACGTAGGGATGTACTATTCTGGTATTGATAATCCGTccactttaaaaaagtacaaaacgCCATGCGAAATGGACATGATAAACCCCGATGAGAGCTTAATAG GGGAAAATAATCCACATATGACATATGACGACTTCCGTTGCCTTTTCAAGCACAAAGCGTGCATCATAAGTGAGCACGAATTTAACAGCAAGAAAAATTCCAACCAAATTGATAATTACGAAAATAAGTACATAGACTGTTTCACGTCGAACTATGAAAACAACTCGTGGCCAAATAAGAAGGAGGTATCTCCATCCTTAAGTAGATCCAACACGAAATTGTTGAACACCAGTAAGGAATCCCCCAGGACTAGGAAAAGGAAGGTGGAAAATGGGGCCAATGTGAACACCAAGAAGCTGCTCAACCTGTTGGGTCAGTGTGGTAAGAATAAGCGCGACAAGGAGAATGGAGTTAACAGTGGCACCAGCGCCAACAGCGGTAGAAGTGGGCATAGCGGGTATAGCGGGTATAGCGGTAAAAGTGGTCATAGTGGACAGAGCGGTAAAAGCGGGCATAGTGGGCATAGCGGACAGAGCGCAAACGGCACCAACAGCACTAACAGCACTAACAGCACCAGTAGCAATAGCCCCAGCAAGAGCGCGCAAAAAAGTAGTAGGGGCCAGCACcgcgaaggaggagaaaacgaaaacatgcacacaaaatggatagaCTACGAAGTCAACCCTGTTATTATAAAAGGTAGCAACAAAACCGAAAGAGACGCTGCATCTATGGACCAAATGTCCAAACAGAAACAGAACCCGTTGACCCCAATTTATGAACCCTATTCCAAAGATCTAGACACCTTATTTGATATAAGTCAGATAGAAACCCCAGCCATCCTGTTAGGCATATATCGAGGTTTGTTAGTGTCCGTGTCGAGAAGAAACCAAAAGAATGCACCCGCTTTTTATCAACTAGTCAAACATGAAGTGTTAGGGTTTAGTAACTGCCAATCTTTTAGCATAGAATCATTGAAGCAACTCGCATGGATAGCACCCAATTTGATACAGCTAAATAAGGTAGTCATAACGAAGGAAATTTTTGAAGCAAATCAACAAGCTTACCCCGATTTTGTCACAGGAAGGAAGGTAGAAGATATACAAATAAGAGAGCATACAGATGCGTgcgaaaatatatataaatacagcCCATCTGATAAACtagaaatgttaaaaaggatCATCATTAATTGGGTTAATGTAAAGCACAACGAATTGTTAAGAGGAATTAACCCTGATTTTTATTGCCCCAAATATTctgaacttaaaaaatggcattcaaaatttaattttaaagacATTCTATTTCCATCTGTTACGTTGGAAGAGAATAAAATTCTGGCTCAACTAGCACAGACTCCTCAAGAGAGTAATGCAGATGATTTTATTGTTATCCAGGACAGTCCCATAAAATGTGCTACGAACGACTTcaggaaaaatggaaccaTTGTAAAAGATATGTTAAAGGAGAAAACGAGGACTCCTTTGGgaagaaatagaagaaaatCAAACTTCCAGGGTGGGGGAAGTCCATTCGCTAGCTCGTTTAATCATAATAACAACATGGAGAACTCTccaaggaaaaaggaaacaaataaCATGAAACAGataagggaagaagcaaataagaaaaatataataaaagaaattaaaacaaaatttgaaaaagaacACGAAACGGtattgaatgaaaaaaaaaaatttgaagatgCAACATGGATTGCAGAAATTATACACGACACATTTATAGTCGAAGGAACACAAACAGTGATAGAAATAAATaccttctccaaaaaaattgctgacAAGTATAAAACGAATAAAGGATTCCAGATGGATGAGGCCAAAATAGCACAGCTTATAGAAATGCTGCCACAGTATGTCTCCGACATTAACTTAAAGCCTAGTATGatggataaaaataaaatgacctTGTCAGTAAAATGTAAGAAAAATCTCGGAACCTTCCTGGAGCCACTTACCAACAAAATTAACGACCTTTCTCGGAAGTACCAAGAGCtgaaaaagaataaagaaaagagaTTAAACGAGTTATGGAAACAGCACAACGTAGGTTTTGAGCTCACCGAGAATATTAAGAAGTTCTTTTTAAAACCCAGTTCGGTATGCTTCTCGGACATTTAA
- a CDS encoding hypothetical protein (putative) yields MLHLIWFSSHNKYDECKITELKSLLHIFGYKDEGEALLNDTNKHKGEVFVKVNLPEDIDWKSVISRSVLIKGIIQIWSEGPTYDDGGHIVLDPFVGSGGLLITSSIFNAICVGNDIDIRLLKGYKIAYLNPHMQHKSRNKNIFENFLHYDLNRPEILVSDNSKPVWNAFHKPWVDAIVTDPPYGNRATVRICLRNDQAGDSAEGRTPANGATHPGGDNSDSSESADNRDRCDVSDKDGPGSSPQCDSVDRKRVKSLMSTKTVTYSCTAAVKDLLNIASITLVDNGMLVFLLPVQLDNLEEEIAILKHDDFFLISYDLQTFTPCSGRLIVSMQRKCRKPSN; encoded by the exons ATGTTGCATCTCATATGGTTCAGTAGCCACAACAAGTATGATGAATGCAAAATCACGGAATTAAAATCGCTGCTGCATATATTCGGATACAAAGATGAGGGAGAAGCACTACTCAATGATACGAACAAGCACAAGGGGGAAGTATTTGTTAAGGTAAACCTCCCAGAAGATATAGATTGGAAGAGTGTAATTTCGAGAAGCGTTTTAATAAAAGGTATTATACAAATTTGGAGTGAAGGTCCAACATACGATGAC GGAGGACATATTGTGTTGGATCCTTTCGTTGGGTCAGGGGGGCTACTAATCACgtcctccatttttaacgCTATATGTGTAGGCAATGACATAGACATAAGGCTACTCAAAGGATATAAAATAGCTTACTTGAATCCTCATATGCAACATAAAAgtaggaataaaaatatttttgaaaattttttgcattatgaTTTAAACCGTCCGGAGATTCTCGTTTCTGATAATTCGAAGCCCGTTTGGAATGCCTTTCACAAACCCTGGGTTGATGCCATCGTTACGGATCCACCGTATGGAAACAGGGCCACCGTCCGCATATGCCTCAGGAATGACCAAGCGGGGGACTCTGCCGAGGGGAGGACACCCGCGAATGGGGCAACCCACCCCGGCGGGGATAACAGCGATAGCAGCGAAAGCGCAGATAACCGCGATAGGTGCGACGTTAGCGATAAGGACGGACCCGGATCCTCTCCCCAGTGCGACAGTGTAGACCGTAAAAGAGTAAAATCATTAATGAGTACCAAAACGGTCACGTACAGCTGCACCGCAGCCGTGAAAGACTTGCTAAACATTGCTTCCATTACGCTGGTCGATAACGGCATGTTGGTGTTTCTCCTACCGGTGCAGTTGGATAatttggaagaagaaattgcCATACTAAAGCATgacgatttttttctcatttcgtACGACTTGCAAACGTTTACACCATGTTCTGGAAGGCTCATAGTATCGATGCAGCGGAAGTGTAGGAAGCCTTCTAAT